One genomic segment of Carassius carassius chromosome 21, fCarCar2.1, whole genome shotgun sequence includes these proteins:
- the LOC132098012 gene encoding sarcoplasmic/endoplasmic reticulum calcium ATPase 2-like isoform X2 has protein sequence MGKVYRQDRKSVQRIKAKDIVPGDIVEVAVGDKVPADIRICAIRSTTLRVDQSILTGESVSVIKHTDPVPDPRAVNQDKKNMLFSGTNIAAGKAIGVVVATGVNTEIGKIRDEMASTEQERTPLQQKLDEFGEQLSKVISLICIAVWIINIGHFNDPVHGGSWIRGAIYYFKIAVALAVAAIPEGLPAVITTCLALGTRRMAKKNAIVRSLPSVETLGCTSVICSDKTGTLTTNQMSVCRMFIIDKAEGDNCSLTEFTISGSTYAPEGDVFLDNRVVKSSQYDGLVELATICALCNDSSLDFNESKGVYEKVGEATETALTCLVEKMNVFDTNVRSLSKIERANACNSVIKQLMKKEFTLEFSRDRKSMSVYCSPNKARSSSAKMFVKGAPEGVIERCTYVRVGGSRVPLTQGIKDKIMCVIKEYGTGRDTLRCLALATRDRPLKKEEMILSDTASFAQYESDLTFVGCVGMLDPPRTEVAASIKLCRHAGIRVIMITGDNKGTAVAICRRIGIFSEDDDVNQMAFTGREFDELSPHDQRKAVMAARCFARVEPSHKSKIVEFLQGFDEITAMTGDGVNDAPALKKAEIGIAMGSGTAVAKTASEMVLADDNFSTIVAAVEEGRAIYNNMKQFIRYLISSNVGEVVCIFLTAALGFPEALIPVQLLWVNLVTDGLPATALGFNPPDLDIMNKPPRNAKEPLISGWLFFRYLAIGCYVGAATVGAAAWWFISADDGPMITFYQLSHFLQCSPDNPDFQDLECHVFESPYPMTMALSVLVTIEMCNALNSLSENQSLLRMPPWENVWLLGAICLSMSLHFLILYVDPLPVIFQITALNVTQWLVVLKISLPVILLDELLKFIARNYLEPALDD, from the exons ATGGGCAAGGTGTACCGTCAGGACAGGAAGTCCGTACAGAGGATCAAAGCCAAAGACATTGTGCCTGGAGACATTGTGGAGGTCGCTG TGGGTGACAAGGTACCTGCCGATATCCGTATCTGTGCCATTAGGTCCACCACGCTCAGAGTAGACCAGTCTATTCTGACAG GCGAGTCTGTCTCTGTCATTAAGCACACCGACCCTGTGCCAGATCCCCGTGCTGTCAATCAGGACAAGAAGAACATGTTATTCTCA GGAACCAACATTGCTGCGGGAAAAGCTATAGGTGTGGTGGTGGCCACAGGTGTGAACACAGAGATCGGTAAAATCCGTGACGAGATGGCCTCCACCGAGCAGGAGAGGACACCCCTGCAGCAGAAGCTGGATGAGTTCGGTGAGCAGCTCTCCAAAGTCATCTCTCTCATCTGCATCGCCGTGTGGATCATCAACATCGGCCACTTCAACGACCCCGTCCACGGAGGCTCCTGGATCCGTGGAGCCATTTACTACTTCAAGATTGCCGTCGCTCTGGCCGTGGCCGCCATCCCTGAAGGTCTTCCTGctgtcatcaccacctgcttGGCTCTCGGCACCCGCCGTATGGCCAAGAAAAACGCCATCGTCCGCTCTCTGCCCTCTGTGGAGACACTGGGTTGCACTTCCGTCATCTGCTCTGACAAAACCGGCACCCTCACCACCAACCAGATGTCCGTCTGCAGG ATGTTCATCATAGACAAGGCTGAGGGAGATAACTGCTCACTGACTGAATTCACCATCTCTGGATCCACATATGCTCCTGAAGGAGATGT TTTTCTTGATAACAGAGTAGTGAAAAGCTCACAGTATGACGGGTTGGTGGAGCTGGCGACCATCTGTGCCTTGTGTAATGATTCCTCCCTGGATTTTAATGAG TCTAAAGGCGTTTATGAGAAGGTTGGAGAGGCCACGGAGACAGCTCTGACCTGCCTGGTGGAGAAGATGAACGTTTTTGACACTAACGTCAGGAGCTTGTCAAAGATCGAGAGAGCCAACGCCTGCAACTCA GTGATCAAGCAGCTGATGAAGAAGGAGTTCACCCTGGAGTTTTCCAGAGACAGGAAGTCCATGTCTGTGTACTGTTCCCCCAACAAGGCCAGATCTTCTTCTGCTAAGATGTTTGTCAAG GGAGCGCCAGAGGGAGTGATTGAGAGGTGCACATATGTGCGAGTGGGTGGATCCAGGGTTCCCCTGACTCAAGGCATCAAGGATAAGATCATGTGTGTGATCAAAGAGTACGGCACTGGCCGTGATACCCTGCGCTGCCTGGCACTGGCCACCCGTGATAGACCGCTGAAGAAAGAGGAGATGATCCTGTCAGACACGGCCAGCTTCGCACAGTATGAG TCGGATCTGACCTTTGTGGGTTGCGTGGGCATGCTGGATCCTCCTCGTACGGAAGTAGCAGCTTCCATCAAGCTCTGCCGCCACGCCGGCATCCGGGTCATCATGATCACCGGCGACAACAAAGGCACGGCTGTAGCCATCTGCAGACGCATCGGCATCTTCTCAGAGGACGATGACGTCAACCAAATGGCCTTCACTGGCCGTGAATTCGACGAACTTTCACCTCACGACCAGCGCAAAGCCGTCATGGCTGCCCGCTGCTTTGCACGTGTCGAGCCTTCACACAAGTCCAAGATTGTGGAGTTCCTGCAGGGCTTTGATGAGATCACTGCCATG ACAGGAGATGGCGTGAATGATGCCCCTGCCCTGAAGAAGGCAGAGATTGGCATCGCCATGGGCTCTGGCACTGCCGTGGCCAAGACAGCCTCAGAAATGGTCCTCGCTGATGACAACTTTTCCACCATTGTGGCCGCCGTTGAGGAAGGCAGAGCCATCTACAACAACATGAAGCAGTTCATCCGGTACCTCATCTCCTCCAACGTGGGCGAGGTCGTCTG TATCTTCCTCACCGCTGCGTTGGGTTTCCCTGAGGCCCTGATCCCCGTCCAGCTGCTGTGGGTGAACCTGGTGACTGATGGTCTTCCTGCCACCGCTCTGGGCTTCAACCCTCCTGACCTGGACATCATGAACAAGCCCCCTCGCAATGCCAAAGAGCCCCTCATCTCTGGATGGCTCTTTTTCAGATACTTGGCCATCGGCT GTTATGTGGGTGCTGCGACTGTAGGAGCTGCAGCCTGGTGGTTTATTTCTGCTGATGACGGTCCAATGATCACATTTTACCAGCTG AGTCATTTCCTGCAGTGTTCTCCTGATAATCCTGACTTCCAGGATCTGGAGTGCCATGTGTTCGAGTCACCGTACCCCATGACCATGGCCCTGTCTGTGCTGGTCACCATCGAGATGTGTAACGCCCTCAACAG TCTGTCAGAGAACCAGTCTCTGCTGCGCATGCCTCCCTGGGAGAACGTCTGGCTGCTGGGAGCCATctgcctctccatgtctctgcatTTCCTCATCCTCTATGTAGACCCACTGCCG GTCATCTTCCAGATCACCGCTCTGAATGTGACCCAGTGGCTGGTGGTGCTGAAGATCTCATTGCCTGTCATCCTCCTGGACGAGCTGCTCAAATTCATCGCAAGGAACTACCTGGAGCCCG cTCTGGATGATTAA
- the LOC132098012 gene encoding sarcoplasmic/endoplasmic reticulum calcium ATPase 2-like isoform X1, whose translation MGKVYRQDRKSVQRIKAKDIVPGDIVEVAVGDKVPADIRICAIRSTTLRVDQSILTGESVSVIKHTDPVPDPRAVNQDKKNMLFSGTNIAAGKAIGVVVATGVNTEIGKIRDEMASTEQERTPLQQKLDEFGEQLSKVISLICIAVWIINIGHFNDPVHGGSWIRGAIYYFKIAVALAVAAIPEGLPAVITTCLALGTRRMAKKNAIVRSLPSVETLGCTSVICSDKTGTLTTNQMSVCRMFIIDKAEGDNCSLTEFTISGSTYAPEGDVFLDNRVVKSSQYDGLVELATICALCNDSSLDFNESKGVYEKVGEATETALTCLVEKMNVFDTNVRSLSKIERANACNSVIKQLMKKEFTLEFSRDRKSMSVYCSPNKARSSSAKMFVKGAPEGVIERCTYVRVGGSRVPLTQGIKDKIMCVIKEYGTGRDTLRCLALATRDRPLKKEEMILSDTASFAQYESDLTFVGCVGMLDPPRTEVAASIKLCRHAGIRVIMITGDNKGTAVAICRRIGIFSEDDDVNQMAFTGREFDELSPHDQRKAVMAARCFARVEPSHKSKIVEFLQGFDEITAMTGDGVNDAPALKKAEIGIAMGSGTAVAKTASEMVLADDNFSTIVAAVEEGRAIYNNMKQFIRYLISSNVGEVVCIFLTAALGFPEALIPVQLLWVNLVTDGLPATALGFNPPDLDIMNKPPRNAKEPLISGWLFFRYLAIGCYVGAATVGAAAWWFISADDGPMITFYQLSHFLQCSPDNPDFQDLECHVFESPYPMTMALSVLVTIEMCNALNSLSENQSLLRMPPWENVWLLGAICLSMSLHFLILYVDPLPVIFQITALNVTQWLVVLKISLPVILLDELLKFIARNYLEPGKDLDQEPDRRGWSLSACSEGVSWPFVALTLPLVVWLYSTDTNNTQQLWSS comes from the exons ATGGGCAAGGTGTACCGTCAGGACAGGAAGTCCGTACAGAGGATCAAAGCCAAAGACATTGTGCCTGGAGACATTGTGGAGGTCGCTG TGGGTGACAAGGTACCTGCCGATATCCGTATCTGTGCCATTAGGTCCACCACGCTCAGAGTAGACCAGTCTATTCTGACAG GCGAGTCTGTCTCTGTCATTAAGCACACCGACCCTGTGCCAGATCCCCGTGCTGTCAATCAGGACAAGAAGAACATGTTATTCTCA GGAACCAACATTGCTGCGGGAAAAGCTATAGGTGTGGTGGTGGCCACAGGTGTGAACACAGAGATCGGTAAAATCCGTGACGAGATGGCCTCCACCGAGCAGGAGAGGACACCCCTGCAGCAGAAGCTGGATGAGTTCGGTGAGCAGCTCTCCAAAGTCATCTCTCTCATCTGCATCGCCGTGTGGATCATCAACATCGGCCACTTCAACGACCCCGTCCACGGAGGCTCCTGGATCCGTGGAGCCATTTACTACTTCAAGATTGCCGTCGCTCTGGCCGTGGCCGCCATCCCTGAAGGTCTTCCTGctgtcatcaccacctgcttGGCTCTCGGCACCCGCCGTATGGCCAAGAAAAACGCCATCGTCCGCTCTCTGCCCTCTGTGGAGACACTGGGTTGCACTTCCGTCATCTGCTCTGACAAAACCGGCACCCTCACCACCAACCAGATGTCCGTCTGCAGG ATGTTCATCATAGACAAGGCTGAGGGAGATAACTGCTCACTGACTGAATTCACCATCTCTGGATCCACATATGCTCCTGAAGGAGATGT TTTTCTTGATAACAGAGTAGTGAAAAGCTCACAGTATGACGGGTTGGTGGAGCTGGCGACCATCTGTGCCTTGTGTAATGATTCCTCCCTGGATTTTAATGAG TCTAAAGGCGTTTATGAGAAGGTTGGAGAGGCCACGGAGACAGCTCTGACCTGCCTGGTGGAGAAGATGAACGTTTTTGACACTAACGTCAGGAGCTTGTCAAAGATCGAGAGAGCCAACGCCTGCAACTCA GTGATCAAGCAGCTGATGAAGAAGGAGTTCACCCTGGAGTTTTCCAGAGACAGGAAGTCCATGTCTGTGTACTGTTCCCCCAACAAGGCCAGATCTTCTTCTGCTAAGATGTTTGTCAAG GGAGCGCCAGAGGGAGTGATTGAGAGGTGCACATATGTGCGAGTGGGTGGATCCAGGGTTCCCCTGACTCAAGGCATCAAGGATAAGATCATGTGTGTGATCAAAGAGTACGGCACTGGCCGTGATACCCTGCGCTGCCTGGCACTGGCCACCCGTGATAGACCGCTGAAGAAAGAGGAGATGATCCTGTCAGACACGGCCAGCTTCGCACAGTATGAG TCGGATCTGACCTTTGTGGGTTGCGTGGGCATGCTGGATCCTCCTCGTACGGAAGTAGCAGCTTCCATCAAGCTCTGCCGCCACGCCGGCATCCGGGTCATCATGATCACCGGCGACAACAAAGGCACGGCTGTAGCCATCTGCAGACGCATCGGCATCTTCTCAGAGGACGATGACGTCAACCAAATGGCCTTCACTGGCCGTGAATTCGACGAACTTTCACCTCACGACCAGCGCAAAGCCGTCATGGCTGCCCGCTGCTTTGCACGTGTCGAGCCTTCACACAAGTCCAAGATTGTGGAGTTCCTGCAGGGCTTTGATGAGATCACTGCCATG ACAGGAGATGGCGTGAATGATGCCCCTGCCCTGAAGAAGGCAGAGATTGGCATCGCCATGGGCTCTGGCACTGCCGTGGCCAAGACAGCCTCAGAAATGGTCCTCGCTGATGACAACTTTTCCACCATTGTGGCCGCCGTTGAGGAAGGCAGAGCCATCTACAACAACATGAAGCAGTTCATCCGGTACCTCATCTCCTCCAACGTGGGCGAGGTCGTCTG TATCTTCCTCACCGCTGCGTTGGGTTTCCCTGAGGCCCTGATCCCCGTCCAGCTGCTGTGGGTGAACCTGGTGACTGATGGTCTTCCTGCCACCGCTCTGGGCTTCAACCCTCCTGACCTGGACATCATGAACAAGCCCCCTCGCAATGCCAAAGAGCCCCTCATCTCTGGATGGCTCTTTTTCAGATACTTGGCCATCGGCT GTTATGTGGGTGCTGCGACTGTAGGAGCTGCAGCCTGGTGGTTTATTTCTGCTGATGACGGTCCAATGATCACATTTTACCAGCTG AGTCATTTCCTGCAGTGTTCTCCTGATAATCCTGACTTCCAGGATCTGGAGTGCCATGTGTTCGAGTCACCGTACCCCATGACCATGGCCCTGTCTGTGCTGGTCACCATCGAGATGTGTAACGCCCTCAACAG TCTGTCAGAGAACCAGTCTCTGCTGCGCATGCCTCCCTGGGAGAACGTCTGGCTGCTGGGAGCCATctgcctctccatgtctctgcatTTCCTCATCCTCTATGTAGACCCACTGCCG GTCATCTTCCAGATCACCGCTCTGAATGTGACCCAGTGGCTGGTGGTGCTGAAGATCTCATTGCCTGTCATCCTCCTGGACGAGCTGCTCAAATTCATCGCAAGGAACTACCTGGAGCCCGGTAAAGACCTGGACCAGGAGCCCGACAGGAGAGGCTGGTCCCTCTCTGCATGCTCTGAGGGTGTCTCCTGGCCCTTCGTAGCTCTGACACTCCCTCTAGTGGTGTGGCTGTACAGCACAGACACTAACAACACCCAGCAGCTCTGGTCCTCCTGA